In the Cyanobacterium sp. T60_A2020_053 genome, CCTGTAATTTCCAAAATCGCCTCCTTAAAACCCCCCATCTCCGCCGGAGACTCACTCAATAAACTAACATTCCAATTCAATAATTCAGCATAGCGAGAGTACATTTTTACTAAGTCTCCAGCCCAAATACCAGCTTCATCGCCCCCTGTACCAGCACGAATTTCCAACATGATATTTTTATCATCATTAGGGTCTCTAGGAAGCAGTAAAATTTTTAATGTCTTCTCCAAATATGTCAATTTTTCTTCTAATTCTTGTATTTCCAAACCTGCCAATTCTTTCATTTCGGGATCGCTGTTGGATTCTTTATAGATTTCTTTGGCTCCCTTCAATTCATTTTGTGCTTCGCGCCATTGCTGATAAGTAATCACTGTTTCCTCTAAAGAAGAACGCATCTTGGCGATTTTTTGCAATTCTGAAGGATTGGTAGCAATATCAGGGTCTCCTAAACGCCTCGTAAGTTCATTAAAAGTGGTCTCCACAGAGTTTAATTTTTCTATTAGATATGATTCTGCCATTGCGATAATAAATAAGATTAACTGGAAATTTTCTTGTAACCTTCATTATATCGATATTCATTATCAAACCTAATACCTTAAAATTTAGCAAAGGGCAAGGGGCAAAGGTAAATTTAGAAATAGCTCAAACTCTTAACTGTTACCTTTTACCTTTCCTCATCAGACAAAATCAGTGTAAACCTCCTTAACTTTTTCTGAGAAATATGTGACATTTTGTAAAATTTTTGTTAACAATAGTAAATAGCGGTTCACAAAAAGATGAATAATCAGGGAAAATCCTGAAAATAAGTCTCTTAATCATGGTATATTAAGAAAAGTTAATGACCGCACTGGGTTTCGTACTCAGATAAGAGTTTGTCTTTTCTCAGCAAAAAAGAGACAAGATAAAAGTAAAACTTGAAAAACGAACAACAAAAAAGATTATGACTATTGCAGTCGGACGCGCACCAGCCGAAAGAGGTTGGTTTGATGCCCTAGACGACTGGCTCAAAAGAGACAGATTCGTTTTTGTTGGTTGGTCTGGAATCCTTCTTTTCCCTTGTGCTTACATGGCTTTGGGTGGCTGGTTAACTGGTACTACCTTCGTAACCTCTTGGTACACTCACGGTTTAGCTAGTTCCTATTTGGAAGGCGCTAATTTCTTAACCGTTGCTGTATCCAGTCCTGCTGATGTTTTCGGTCACTCCTTACTATTTTTATGGGGACCTGAAGCTCAAGGCGATCTCACTCGCTGGTTTCAAATCGGTGGTTTATGGAGCTTCGTAGCCCTTCACGGTGCTTTCGGTTTAATTGGCTTCATGTTACGTCAGTTTGAAATCTCTCGTCTTGTGGGCATTCGTCCTTACAACGCTATTGCTTTCTCTGGTCCTATTGCTGTATTTGTCAGCGTATTTTTAATGTATCCTTTAGGACAATCTAGCTGGTTTTTCGCTCCTTCTTTCGGAGTAGCAGGAATTTTCCGCTTTATTTTGTTCTTACAAGGTTTCCACAACTGGACTCTTAATCCCTTTCACATGATGGGAGTAGCTGGTATTCTTGGTGGTGCTTTACTTTGTGCTATTCACGGTGCAACGGTAGAAAACACCTTATTCCAAGATGGTGAACAAGCAAATACTTTCCGTGCCTTTGAGCCTACCCAAGCGGAAGAAACCTATTCAATGGTGACAGCAAACCGTTTCTGGTCTCAAATTTTCGGTATTGCTTTCTCCAACAAACGTTGGTTACACTTCTTCATGTTGTTTGTACCTGTGACGGGTTTATGGATGAGTTCTATTGGTATCGTGGGTTTAGCTTTTAACCTTCGTGCTTATGACTTCGTATCTCAAGAATTGAGAGCGGCTGAAGACCCTGAATTTGAAACATTTTATACCAAAAACATCCTATTAAACGAGGGGTTGCGCGCATGGATGGCGCCTCAAGACCAACCCCACGAAAGATTTGAATTTCCTGAGGAGGTACTTCCCCGTGGTAACGCTCTCTAATACTTCTATTGGCGGTCGTGACTTAGAATCTACTGGATTTGCTTGGTGGTCTGGCAATGCTAGATTAATTAATTTATCCGGTAAGTTACTAGGTGCGCACGTCGCCCATGCTGGTCTAATCGTATTTTGGGCTGGCGCAATGACTTTGTTTGAAACAGCGCACTTCATCCCTGAAAAACCAATGTATGAGCAAGGTTTAATCTTGTTACCTCACATTGCTACTTTAGGTTGGGGTGTGGGCGCTGGTGGCGAAATTACTGATACTTTTCCGTTTTTCGTTGCTGGTGTATTACACATTATTTCCTCTGCCGTTCTCGGTTTAGGTGGTCTGTACCATGCTTTGCGTGGTCCTGAAACTTTAGAAGAGTATTCTAGTTTCTTTGGCTACGATTGGAAAGATAAAAACCAAATGACTAATATCATCGGTTATCACCTCATTCTTTTAGGTGTGGGTGCTTTCCTATTGGTGTTTAAAGCCATGTTCTTTGGTGGTGTCTATGATACATGGGCGCCCGGTGGTGGTGATGTGCGCATCATTACCAATCCTACTCTTGATCCCGGCACTATCTTTGGCTACTTGCTCAAAGCGCCTTTCGGTGGTGAAGGTTGGATCATGAGTGTGAACAACATGGAAGACATCATCGGTGGTCACATTTGGGTCGGTTTTATCTGTATCAGTGGTGGTATTTGGCATATTTTGACCAAGCCTTTTGGTTGGGTGCGCCGTGCTTTCATCTGGTCTGGTGAGGCTTATTTATCCTACAGTTTGGGTGCTTTGTCCTTAATGGGCTTCATTGCTTCCGTTATGGTATGGTACAATAATACTGCTTACCCTAGTGAGTTTTATGGGCCGACGGGCGCTGAGGCTTCTCAGGCTCAGGCTTTAACTTACTTAATCCGTGACCAGCGCTTAGGTGCTAACGTGGGTTCTGCTCAAGGTCCTACTGGTTTAGGTAAATATTTAATGCGTTCTCCTACCGGTGAAATTATCTTCGGTGGTGAAACCATGCGTTTCTGGGACTTCCGTGGTCCTTGGTTGGAGCCTCTTCGTGGTCCCAACGGTCTTGATTTAGATAAAGTCAGAAATGACATTCAACCTTGGCAGGTTCGTCGTGCGGCTGAATACATGACCCACGCGCCTTTAGGTTCTTTAAACTCTGTTGGTGGTGTAATCACTGACGTTAACTCTTTCAACTATGTATCTCCTCGTGCATGGTTAGCTACTTCTCACTTCGTTTTAGGTTTCTTCTTCTTAATTGGTCACTTATGGCACGCTGGACGCGCTCGTGCGGCTGCTGGTGGTTTTGAGAAAGGAATTGATCGTGAGACTGAGCCTACTTTATTTATGCCTGATCTTGACTAATTCTCTCGGTCTATAAATAATTTAATACCCCTGCCTTTTCGGTGGGGGTTTTTTATTCTCTACTTCTCTAATACTGTTTTGATGAAATGATTTTGATAAAATCTCTCGCAGAGGCGCAAAGGTGCAAAGTTTCATTAGAAGTCTGGTTTGCTGAAAATTATTGATACAAATGAGCAATTTATGAAAAATAACTATTTGGCTTAATTCTTTAATTTATAAGCATTTCACCTGAAACCTGACACCTGACACCTGACACCTCCTCTCACTAAAATACTTTTTCAGCACCACCTAAGTACAAATTGTGAAACTTTCATCCCCAAAGCAGTGGCAAATTTTTGCGGTTCTTGCTGTGGGTATTGTGGCAGTATCTATGGCGGCTATTTTTGTTCGTTTTTGTCAACAGGAAGCCCAAAATACTACCGTTGCTTTTAGTTTATTTATTGCTTTTGCCCGTTTAGCTATTGCTAGTATTTTTTTACTGCCTACTTATCCTCGTTTAGCTTCTTCCAGTCTCAAGGGTATGTATTGGGCCATGGGCGCTGGTATTTGTTTGGCACTACATTTTGCTACTTGGATTAGTTCCCTTGGTTTTACTTCTGTGACGGCATCTGTGGCGATTGTTACAACTAATCCTTTATGGGTGGCTTTGTTGTCTTGGTGGTTTCGAGAAGAAAGTTTGAGTCGCCGTCAGTGGTGGGGAATTATTATGGCTTTACTTGGTAGTGTGATTGTTGCTGGTGGTGGCAATAGTGATAGTGTCGTGGGGGAAAATCCCTTACTGGGTGCTATCTTAGCGTTAATGGGTAGTTGGTTTGCTAGTGGTTATCTACTTTTAGGCACTGAGGCACAAAAGCAAGGGCTTTCTACGGGTAATTATATTATTATTGCTTATTTGACGGGCGCTTTATTGTTAGCGCCCTTCCCCTTTCTTTTTGGTGTCGGCTATGGTGGTTATAGTGAAAATGTGTATTTTTATTTAATTTTAATGGCAGTCATTTCTCAGGTAATTGGTCATACTAGCTTTAATTGGAGTTTAAAGTATCTTTCTACCACCATGGTAGCCCTCATTATTTTATTAGAGCCTGTAGCTTCTAGCTTGTTAGCTTTTTTGTTGTTTGCTGAAATCCCGACGGTGACAGTGGGAGGAGGGGCGCTGATCGTTTTGATGGGTGTCATGATTTCTTTAAAAAAATAATCATGTTACATGATCAAATTAACGGATTTTGATAAAATGTCTTGGGAAGACGTAACAGCGCAGAGTCTTATTATTATCGGTGATTCTCCTAACAAAAAAGGCACAAAGTTTCATTGATGAAGTTGATTGATGGAATCAGCGCACTCCGCCGTAATCCGCAGTAATTCATCTTTATTACTAGAAGTGGGAGGCTGAATTAAATCCCCTATTTTGATAGTAACTGGTACAGGTTGTGGAAATTTATGATGAGGTGTTAAAATTTTTTCCGTACCAATTAAGCAAACAGGCAGTAAGGGCGCTTGAGTTTTAGCGGAAATCAAAGCAGCGCCCATCTTCGGCTCATATATTCTACCATCTAGGGTGCGTGTACCTTCGAGAAATAGGCAGGTTGCCCAACCAGTATCAATTCTCATCATGGCTTGACGAATAGCATTGCGGTCGCCTTTTTCTCTATCTACTGGATATGCACCTAAAGCGGTGATTAAATTACCAAAGGCAGGGGCGCTGAATAATTCTTGTTTTGCCATGAAAGAAACAGGGCGATTGAGTCCACAAACGAGAAGGGGTGGATCAAAAACACTAGCATGATTACTGACAATAATTAGTTTACCTGTGGTGGGTACTTTATCACCGTTGATGACTTTACCCCGAAAATATACCCTGAAAATAGGATTAACGATGGTAAATTTAGTAATTTTAAAAATAGCAGTGTTTTTCTTTTTCAGTTCTTTAATTTCCGTTTTTTTCATAAATATTTTATAATATTAATGGATCATGAATAATTGACAATAAACATTAAAACGAATGTAGAAGTAATTGTTTTCTAAATTCTAAATTCTAAATTATAACTTTTCTTCCCCTGCCTACCCTACACATTTTAACCCTAAAATATGAATCCATTTAGTTCCGAAAAACTGTTATTTACCCCTAGTCAAAAAAATACCGATGCTATTCCCTTAATTTATGCCTTTCCCAATGAATATAGTGTCGGTATCACCAGTTTGGGTTATCAGTTAATCTGGGCTAATTTTGCCACTCGCACAGATGTAGCAGTGAGTCGTTTGTTTACCGATATTGAAGAAAGTTTGCCCCGTTTTCCTGAAATTGTCGGTTTCTCTTTTTCTTGGGAGTTGGATTATGTCCATATTTTAGACCTTTTAGAGCGTTTAAATATTCCTATTTATGCTAAAGATAGAAACGAATCTCACCCTTTAATTTTTGGTGGAGGTCCAGTTTTAACCGCTAATCCTGAGCCTTTTGCTAATTTTTTTGAT is a window encoding:
- the psbD gene encoding photosystem II D2 protein (photosystem q(a) protein); this translates as MTIAVGRAPAERGWFDALDDWLKRDRFVFVGWSGILLFPCAYMALGGWLTGTTFVTSWYTHGLASSYLEGANFLTVAVSSPADVFGHSLLFLWGPEAQGDLTRWFQIGGLWSFVALHGAFGLIGFMLRQFEISRLVGIRPYNAIAFSGPIAVFVSVFLMYPLGQSSWFFAPSFGVAGIFRFILFLQGFHNWTLNPFHMMGVAGILGGALLCAIHGATVENTLFQDGEQANTFRAFEPTQAEETYSMVTANRFWSQIFGIAFSNKRWLHFFMLFVPVTGLWMSSIGIVGLAFNLRAYDFVSQELRAAEDPEFETFYTKNILLNEGLRAWMAPQDQPHERFEFPEEVLPRGNAL
- the psbC gene encoding photosystem II reaction center protein CP43 — its product is MVTLSNTSIGGRDLESTGFAWWSGNARLINLSGKLLGAHVAHAGLIVFWAGAMTLFETAHFIPEKPMYEQGLILLPHIATLGWGVGAGGEITDTFPFFVAGVLHIISSAVLGLGGLYHALRGPETLEEYSSFFGYDWKDKNQMTNIIGYHLILLGVGAFLLVFKAMFFGGVYDTWAPGGGDVRIITNPTLDPGTIFGYLLKAPFGGEGWIMSVNNMEDIIGGHIWVGFICISGGIWHILTKPFGWVRRAFIWSGEAYLSYSLGALSLMGFIASVMVWYNNTAYPSEFYGPTGAEASQAQALTYLIRDQRLGANVGSAQGPTGLGKYLMRSPTGEIIFGGETMRFWDFRGPWLEPLRGPNGLDLDKVRNDIQPWQVRRAAEYMTHAPLGSLNSVGGVITDVNSFNYVSPRAWLATSHFVLGFFFLIGHLWHAGRARAAAGGFEKGIDRETEPTLFMPDLD
- a CDS encoding DMT family transporter; protein product: MAAIFVRFCQQEAQNTTVAFSLFIAFARLAIASIFLLPTYPRLASSSLKGMYWAMGAGICLALHFATWISSLGFTSVTASVAIVTTNPLWVALLSWWFREESLSRRQWWGIIMALLGSVIVAGGGNSDSVVGENPLLGAILALMGSWFASGYLLLGTEAQKQGLSTGNYIIIAYLTGALLLAPFPFLFGVGYGGYSENVYFYLILMAVISQVIGHTSFNWSLKYLSTTMVALIILLEPVASSLLAFLLFAEIPTVTVGGGALIVLMGVMISLKK
- a CDS encoding 1-acyl-sn-glycerol-3-phosphate acyltransferase, which encodes MKKTEIKELKKKNTAIFKITKFTIVNPIFRVYFRGKVINGDKVPTTGKLIIVSNHASVFDPPLLVCGLNRPVSFMAKQELFSAPAFGNLITALGAYPVDREKGDRNAIRQAMMRIDTGWATCLFLEGTRTLDGRIYEPKMGAALISAKTQAPLLPVCLIGTEKILTPHHKFPQPVPVTIKIGDLIQPPTSSNKDELLRITAECADSINQLHQ